The Methylomicrobium lacus LW14 genome window below encodes:
- a CDS encoding sigma-70 family RNA polymerase sigma factor — translation MAVTIVKKYPSTSLEDIDPESGNTLLERMPDFAACAGVDAADSNLSLARRLRICKTDLVNVLAQSPLAPLWLLQEREQHSDKEVAEPPAEPGVSAEPASPLDLIRQCYQRAAIEKTEGDVGRNAESMVEALQCFPFTFNDLTQLVDLHCYAGRHPQEPNAQVRERIARIAAHLGAGFDRVLALHQQHDGRQLRHFSSGQDSRQHLADLVAAERAWLESRQQLVSANGGLVLFIANQYKGSFLDFDDLVQEGQTGLLKAADRYDYRLGFKFSTYAGYWIRQAISRSLSRSERVVRIPCGQVGLINKFFRDREQLLARTGKEPSLQDLAEHTGLSPAEINAILAMSQSAVPIESSSEDDDETFAPIDFLEQDVFASAFGILAQSDLARLIEQALKILNPREAKIICEHFGVDSERELTLKEIGLELNLTRERVRQIEVAALNKIKRLYGEHLSSFL, via the coding sequence ATGGCTGTCACGATAGTAAAAAAATATCCTTCGACGTCGCTAGAGGATATTGACCCGGAAAGCGGTAATACATTGCTCGAGCGGATGCCGGACTTTGCGGCATGCGCCGGCGTCGATGCGGCAGATTCTAATTTATCGCTTGCGAGGCGCTTGCGGATCTGTAAGACGGATTTGGTCAATGTCTTGGCCCAATCCCCCCTGGCGCCGCTGTGGCTGCTGCAAGAGCGTGAACAACACAGTGACAAGGAGGTCGCGGAACCGCCGGCAGAACCCGGGGTGTCCGCCGAGCCGGCGTCGCCTCTGGACCTCATCCGGCAATGCTATCAGCGAGCTGCGATAGAGAAGACGGAGGGCGATGTCGGGCGGAACGCTGAGAGCATGGTAGAAGCCTTGCAATGTTTTCCTTTCACGTTTAACGACCTTACGCAGCTCGTTGATCTGCATTGTTACGCCGGTAGGCACCCGCAAGAGCCCAATGCCCAAGTCCGCGAGCGAATCGCACGCATCGCCGCTCATCTGGGCGCCGGTTTTGATCGGGTTCTCGCATTGCATCAGCAGCATGACGGCAGGCAACTTCGGCATTTTTCCTCGGGCCAAGACAGCCGGCAGCACCTTGCCGATCTGGTTGCGGCGGAACGCGCCTGGCTGGAATCCCGCCAACAACTGGTGAGCGCCAACGGGGGGTTGGTGCTGTTCATCGCGAACCAATACAAGGGCAGTTTCCTGGATTTTGACGATCTGGTTCAGGAAGGGCAGACCGGGTTGTTGAAAGCGGCGGACCGCTACGATTACCGGCTCGGCTTCAAATTTTCGACCTATGCCGGTTATTGGATACGGCAGGCGATTTCCAGATCATTGTCCCGCAGTGAACGGGTGGTCAGGATTCCGTGCGGACAAGTCGGCCTGATCAACAAATTTTTTCGCGACCGGGAGCAATTGCTGGCGCGGACCGGAAAGGAACCCTCGTTGCAGGATTTGGCCGAGCATACCGGCCTTTCACCCGCTGAAATCAATGCGATTCTGGCGATGTCTCAATCCGCGGTGCCTATCGAGTCTTCGTCGGAAGACGATGACGAGACGTTTGCGCCGATCGATTTTCTCGAACAGGATGTTTTCGCTTCCGCTTTCGGCATCCTGGCGCAGTCCGATCTTGCGCGCCTGATCGAGCAAGCGCTTAAGATACTGAATCCCAGGGAGGCCAAAATCATCTGCGAACATTTCGGCGTCGATAGCGAACGGGAGTTGACTTTGAAGGAAATCGGCCTGGAATTGAATCTGACGCGCGAGCGCGTCAGACAGATAGAAGTCGCGGCGCTAAACAAAATCAAACGGCTTTATGGCGAGCATTTGAGTAGTTTTCTGTAA